One Pseudomonadota bacterium DNA segment encodes these proteins:
- a CDS encoding thrombospondin type 3 repeat-containing protein codes for MRRVLGLIAYSAAWLCGASALAQISLEEFSTSRFVPAPGRGNFLSVDGANVRGHMVSSVGLTLDYAHKPFVLFSADCVGGNLNNCSVIETKANLVETQAVAYLTGALAIAERFQLGLVVPVGYYSGERFSSTTADGFVFIRGGDHWGPGDARVTGKVQIVRPPARGGLGVAAAAFVTAPLSRTATKSGSCQDRVCPHLGDQLPTGGAYAIVAYDRPRLRLAGNVGALLRVPRTLLRTTAGPAATYSFAAAMDLTSLLRVLVELSGSTSLKRELDENPMELRLAGQLRQSDFLFTLGAGAGLIAGVGVPVVRGLAGAAWRPLAEDADGDGVRDLSDTCPNEKEDLDGYLDDDGCPDLDNDGDGLNDPRDRCPDEPEDADGHEDEDGCPDDDNDGDGVEDGYDACPNEPEDMDKDRDGDGCPDHDADRDGVPDDQDKCPDQPEDTDGYGDEDGCPEEDFDGDHIPDDKDYCPDQAEDWDVFEDDDGCPEMGGDPIVATQPSTSVPSPAGPSPEQTTSAPGKATPAQPSSTPTPRPAPAPPTGPKP; via the coding sequence ATGCGTCGCGTCTTGGGGTTGATCGCCTACTCTGCAGCGTGGCTATGCGGTGCGTCGGCCTTGGCGCAGATCTCCCTGGAGGAGTTCTCGACCAGCCGGTTCGTGCCGGCGCCGGGGCGTGGCAACTTCCTGTCCGTGGACGGTGCGAATGTCCGGGGTCACATGGTCTCGAGTGTTGGGTTGACGCTGGACTACGCGCACAAGCCCTTCGTGCTGTTCAGTGCCGACTGCGTGGGTGGAAACCTCAACAACTGTTCGGTAATAGAAACCAAAGCGAATCTGGTTGAGACCCAAGCCGTGGCCTATCTGACAGGTGCGCTCGCGATCGCGGAGCGCTTTCAGCTGGGCCTGGTCGTACCCGTGGGCTACTACTCGGGCGAGCGCTTCTCGTCGACCACGGCCGACGGCTTTGTGTTCATCCGGGGCGGTGACCATTGGGGTCCCGGCGACGCTCGCGTTACCGGAAAGGTGCAAATCGTGCGTCCGCCCGCGCGAGGAGGCCTGGGGGTCGCTGCAGCGGCTTTTGTCACGGCGCCCCTCAGTCGCACCGCCACCAAGAGCGGATCCTGTCAAGATCGAGTTTGCCCGCATTTGGGGGACCAACTGCCCACGGGAGGGGCCTACGCGATCGTGGCCTACGACCGGCCGCGCCTGCGCCTGGCGGGCAACGTGGGAGCGTTGCTTCGGGTGCCTCGCACGCTTCTGAGGACCACCGCGGGTCCTGCAGCGACCTACAGCTTTGCCGCCGCCATGGACCTGACGTCGCTTCTGCGGGTGCTTGTCGAGCTTAGCGGCAGCACCTCGCTCAAGCGAGAGCTGGACGAAAACCCTATGGAGCTGCGCCTGGCCGGTCAGCTTCGACAAAGCGATTTCCTGTTCACTCTCGGTGCGGGAGCCGGACTGATCGCGGGCGTTGGAGTGCCTGTGGTGCGGGGCCTTGCCGGGGCCGCCTGGCGCCCGCTCGCAGAAGATGCGGATGGCGACGGTGTGCGCGACCTGAGCGACACGTGTCCGAATGAGAAGGAGGATCTGGATGGCTATCTAGACGATGACGGCTGTCCGGACCTCGACAACGACGGAGACGGGCTGAACGACCCCCGCGATCGTTGTCCTGACGAGCCCGAAGACGCCGACGGACACGAGGATGAGGATGGGTGCCCCGACGACGACAACGACGGAGACGGGGTCGAAGACGGCTACGATGCTTGTCCCAACGAGCCCGAAGACATGGACAAGGATCGAGACGGCGACGGCTGCCCCGACCACGATGCGGACCGAGACGGTGTGCCTGACGATCAGGACAAGTGCCCCGACCAGCCGGAAGACACGGACGGTTACGGCGACGAGGACGGCTGTCCCGAAGAAGATTTCGACGGCGACCACATTCCAGACGACAAGGATTACTGCCCCGACCAGGCCGAGGATTGGGATGTTTTCGAGGACGATGACGGTTGCCCCGAAATGGGAGGCGACCCCATCGTTGCCACACAGCCGTCCACCAGCGTCCCTTCCCCAGCCGGCCCCAGCCCAGAGCAAACGACGTCTGCCCCGGGCAAGGCGACGCCCGCTCAGCCGTCCAGCACCCCTACCCCACGCCCAGCGCCAGCACCACCAACCGGCCCCAAGCCCTAG
- a CDS encoding energy transducer TonB, protein MPRNGNDGAFGTFITLAASVGAHLGALVLLGTVGAPDPLDPTLTRFDVVEVERVPEPEPAPPQPPLPPEPEPPAPPPRPRHRIRKPAPKPRAAKPPEPQLPEPPPADETPLDFTGVTLTSETGSSSWSTAVGSGAPITRPVGGPGMVTGRKRSGVRPGVPSARGVRVVSAESAARQPVPPSNLSELLRSNYPKQARLQGIEGVAVVRLRVMPDGRIRRIRLVRESSQGFFDACRRTLASERWAPPLDKDGRPAAMDLTFKCRFEVEF, encoded by the coding sequence GTGCCTCGCAATGGTAACGACGGAGCTTTCGGCACGTTCATCACCCTGGCAGCGAGCGTTGGGGCGCACCTGGGTGCGCTTGTTCTTCTCGGGACGGTAGGTGCACCGGATCCGCTGGACCCGACCCTGACACGTTTCGATGTGGTCGAAGTCGAGCGAGTGCCCGAGCCCGAGCCCGCCCCCCCGCAACCGCCACTGCCACCGGAGCCGGAGCCACCAGCGCCACCACCACGCCCCAGGCATCGGATCCGCAAGCCCGCCCCCAAGCCTCGTGCGGCGAAGCCTCCGGAGCCCCAGCTCCCGGAGCCGCCTCCAGCAGATGAGACCCCGTTGGACTTCACCGGCGTCACCTTGACCAGCGAGACCGGAAGCTCGAGCTGGTCCACAGCCGTGGGCAGCGGCGCGCCCATCACTCGGCCGGTGGGCGGGCCGGGCATGGTAACGGGCCGCAAGCGGTCCGGCGTGCGGCCGGGGGTGCCCTCGGCGCGAGGCGTACGTGTTGTTTCGGCCGAATCGGCGGCTCGGCAGCCCGTTCCGCCCTCGAATCTCAGCGAGCTGCTGCGCAGCAACTATCCCAAGCAGGCCCGGCTTCAGGGCATCGAGGGCGTTGCGGTAGTCCGGCTGCGCGTCATGCCCGACGGGCGGATCCGTAGAATCCGGCTGGTGCGCGAAAGCTCGCAGGGCTTTTTTGATGCCTGCAGGCGGACACTGGCTTCGGAGCGCTGGGCACCTCCCCTTGATAAGGACGGTAGGCCGGCGGCCATGGATCTGACGTTCAAGTGCAGGTTCGAGGTCGAGTTTTGA
- a CDS encoding methyltransferase domain-containing protein, producing the protein MPNPTAVPDGPPERRHSLPAGVAASVPRAEPATPPPWDDLADEEAAAEQERLVDVESAAPALPAATADDPVGAGPAASVADRGALESLAAGEQWPTSEGGGDEALEDVDEPLDVAVDTPDLSAPPAEGAVVEPATRAPPPTPAPSLHRSPSSTGSASAAGPRPPPTPASGARPIPLAGFRMSGVASEPLRGSQQWWELFFDRESSYLMPGASAKRIESECDFVESCMGLAEGATLLDVGCGRGDHIVELSARGYTAVGIDISATMLRFALDTAQERNVLAQLVHADVREIGFEQRFDGLLCWGTSFGLYDDQGNRAVLGSMYRALRPGGRLLMQVVNRDYLLARQPDLCWFEAGDSVCMEESDLKYLTSRLHVKRTRMRRDGTQREHEYTLRVFSAHELGQLVHKAGFRVVELSGHAATRGVFLGSASSSIIVLAERRARSNNARSPQSSRDGAAALVAMRTPAGDGEAVAGVPEVASQPDTAAETPEAEDTMVLSEADIESDESVGEPDASVKDTVELDREPTSDSLAGGTEEEDPEAERPSVIEDNEDVPWRASDADDEGEDEPRH; encoded by the coding sequence GTGCCAAATCCAACCGCGGTGCCGGACGGTCCACCCGAGCGGCGTCACTCGCTTCCGGCGGGGGTCGCCGCTTCGGTGCCTCGAGCCGAGCCGGCCACCCCGCCTCCGTGGGACGACCTGGCCGACGAGGAAGCGGCCGCAGAACAGGAACGGCTGGTGGATGTCGAGAGCGCCGCGCCTGCACTACCAGCTGCGACGGCCGACGATCCTGTGGGCGCTGGCCCCGCGGCCTCCGTCGCGGATCGCGGGGCGCTTGAGTCGCTGGCTGCAGGCGAGCAGTGGCCTACCAGCGAGGGCGGCGGTGACGAGGCTCTCGAGGATGTGGATGAGCCGCTTGACGTTGCGGTCGACACACCGGACCTGAGCGCGCCGCCGGCTGAAGGCGCGGTTGTGGAGCCTGCCACGCGCGCGCCCCCCCCGACACCGGCCCCGAGCTTGCACAGATCCCCCTCGTCGACCGGATCGGCGTCAGCAGCCGGTCCTCGACCGCCTCCTACGCCCGCGTCGGGTGCGCGGCCCATTCCGCTTGCGGGGTTCCGGATGAGCGGCGTGGCCAGCGAGCCGCTGCGAGGCAGCCAGCAGTGGTGGGAGCTGTTCTTCGACCGCGAATCGTCTTATCTCATGCCCGGAGCGTCCGCCAAGCGGATCGAAAGCGAGTGCGATTTCGTGGAAAGCTGTATGGGGCTGGCGGAAGGAGCAACCCTCTTGGACGTGGGCTGCGGGCGCGGCGACCACATCGTGGAGCTTTCTGCACGCGGTTACACCGCGGTCGGCATCGACATCTCCGCCACGATGCTGCGTTTCGCGCTGGACACCGCGCAGGAGCGCAACGTGCTCGCGCAGCTGGTGCATGCGGATGTCCGCGAGATCGGGTTCGAACAACGCTTCGACGGGCTGCTGTGTTGGGGTACGTCGTTCGGCTTGTACGATGACCAGGGCAACCGGGCGGTCCTCGGCAGCATGTACCGAGCGCTGAGACCCGGAGGTCGACTGCTGATGCAGGTTGTCAACAGGGACTACCTGCTGGCCCGCCAGCCGGATCTGTGCTGGTTCGAGGCCGGCGACTCCGTCTGCATGGAGGAGAGCGACCTCAAGTACCTGACGTCACGGTTGCACGTAAAACGGACTCGCATGCGTCGAGACGGCACGCAACGCGAACACGAGTACACGCTGCGGGTGTTTTCGGCGCACGAGCTGGGGCAGCTCGTTCACAAAGCCGGCTTTCGGGTAGTTGAGCTGAGCGGCCACGCTGCGACGCGAGGCGTGTTTCTGGGGTCGGCGTCCTCGAGTATCATCGTGCTTGCGGAGAGGCGGGCACGAAGCAACAACGCCCGATCCCCTCAGTCGTCGCGCGACGGCGCCGCAGCCCTCGTTGCGATGCGGACGCCCGCTGGGGACGGCGAGGCGGTGGCCGGCGTCCCCGAGGTTGCGTCGCAACCGGATACGGCCGCGGAGACACCCGAGGCCGAGGACACCATGGTGCTTAGCGAAGCCGATATCGAGAGCGACGAGAGTGTTGGCGAGCCCGACGCTTCGGTCAAAGACACCGTCGAGCTCGACCGGGAGCCGACCTCCGATTCGCTAGCTGGCGGGACTGAAGAGGAAGATCCCGAGGCCGAACGCCCGTCAGTGATCGAGGACAACGAAGATGTGCCATGGCGCGCGAGCGACGCCGACGACGAGGGCGAGGACGAACCCCGACATTAG
- a CDS encoding biopolymer transporter ExbD, with the protein MAADASSAEDDELITAINVTPLVDVVLVLLIILMVTASYLVKQAINVELPKAATGEATDASLSISLDKDGKTYLDGNAVDVAELPRRFKQAKRVNPNVKAIISADGRVRHAHVVHVIDLLRREHINRFAINTSPLELEH; encoded by the coding sequence ATGGCAGCAGATGCATCGAGCGCCGAGGATGACGAGCTGATCACCGCCATCAATGTCACTCCACTGGTCGACGTGGTTCTGGTTCTGCTCATCATCTTGATGGTGACCGCCAGCTATCTCGTGAAGCAGGCGATCAATGTGGAGTTGCCCAAGGCCGCCACCGGAGAGGCAACCGACGCGAGCCTGTCCATCTCCTTGGACAAAGACGGAAAGACCTACCTTGACGGAAACGCCGTCGACGTCGCCGAGCTGCCCCGGCGATTCAAGCAGGCAAAACGCGTGAACCCCAATGTCAAGGCGATCATCTCGGCTGACGGCCGTGTTCGGCACGCGCACGTCGTCCATGTCATCGACCTGCTGCGTCGCGAGCACATCAACAGGTTCGCGATCAATACGAGCCCCCTCGAGCTCGAGCACTAG